The window taaacaaatgaagCAGAACGAAGAGACTAGAAAGCCAAAGCAGTGACTGACTGGTGCAACCACTTGGAAGCAAAAATGGAAAATTTGAGGCCAGGAGAGAAACTTTTAGCCATGTAGGTCAGTGCAGTCAAGCTTGGTTAGTTAGGGGAGATTAGATGATAAAAATGCATTTATCTCACCTAAAAGCCTTTTTCAACAATCTGGGTAAGTTAGATACGAAGTTAATAGCTCCCTTTAGAAGCATGTTTTCAAAGATGTCTGTCACGAATATCATATATAATGAACAAACTGGATTTCTCTCTTTCCAAGCTAACTACCTGTGTTTTTTGTTTTTCAGCTGAATGAAAGTTGTGTCAGAATATAGGAGATAAAGCATGTTTTTGGGATTGGTATTTTGTAACTGTCATTAGTAAACCAGAACAAGAGAATCCTGGAAGCAGTTACAACTAGAAGAGAGTCATTACAcgcaagaagataaaaataattccATCTATTAACTGAATGAGACTAGAAGATAACAACCACAAAGGGGTGCACAAATTATTCTACAACACAACCATCATTAAGCATGAGGAAGCCTCTTCTTTACAAGTTATATACTTTCCTACAGAGGAGGCAAACTAGAGTCTCTGGAAAAGAAGTCCGAAGCTGCAAAAGTGATCATTGACAAGATCGTCAACCCTAGAAGATGTAAGGTTTCCACAAAGAAATCTTTTATAGTACAGTTGGAAGCTAATAAAGCAGAGATTATCTGAGCTATGCTTTGGTGACCAACTTAGCTAGAATCTACGATATGTTCCCTTATTTCATGTACTTCTCTAGAAGGTCACCATTTTTCTTATAGTCAAATAGTTCAAAATTTGTTATTCACATAGTGATTTAAATTTCCAACTACACTAAGAAAGATATTTAAGCTCTATGCAAGTTAATACAAGAGAAGATCCCATTTTGATATTGATGCAAAGAATCTTCTTGCATAAAGTGGAATTAAACACTGGTAAAAATGGAGGTTAGAGAGGACATCTTGGGGCTAAAGTGCTACAAATGTATATTTTCTAACCATTTGGCACACAAATTAATCCTCCATAATATACCAGATTCGAAAGGTcatttcgtttctttcttttaattaaataCAAACGGATTCTAAAGAACTCACGACTAACTTCTTTCAAACTTATATACTTCATTTGGAAACATTAGAACTTAGTTTAATCAATAAAAAGTACTTCTTACGTCATTCTCATTCGTATATCAACGATTACATTTCACAATAAGTATCATACTAAAGgcataagaagaagaagaagaaaaaaatctagCTGCAAAACTAATACCACTTGAATTATCCATGTTAAGCGGCAAAAAGGAACAAAAAGGAAAGTAAgcagaaaataaaggttaaatcATACATTAAACCAGTAAAGGCTAAACTCACGAAAATCCTTTCCGCAGCTTGAGTATGGCATTAAACATTTTTCTCCTGGAACCAACAGCACTAATACCCATATCCTTGAGATCCTCCAGAGTTAACATGGGCAAAACGTCATCATCAACCTCGTGTATCTCAAAAACGGGAGCGTATCTCCCCAGACCcaaaccaaccaaccaatccCTTACTCCAATGCTCTTATCCTCAGAATTCACTCCTCCGTTGTTGAGGTCATCGTGATGGTCTCGGCTCTCCGAGACTCTAGTCCTAATTCCTCTCCGATCCCAATACTGAAGCCCCATGTGTTCCATAGAATTAATTGGACTGTGCTCTTTTACTGGGCTTTCTGAGCCCTCCAGCTCGAATTCCCGAAACTCTTCTTCATTATCGTTGTTATCTTCTCTGAAAAAGTTCTCTTCGTGAATTCCTCCACCATTAGGCGTCTCAAACTTAGCTGACGAGGAATGCCAATTTGTCCTCACTCTCTTTGTTGGTTTTCTCGATTTTGACTTGCGATTTCCCAAATCAAGGTTGTAATTGTTGTCctctatgttgttgttgttgtcgtcatAATTATCCCCGCCACCGTTAACGAGGTTAGTTAGAGGCCGGGTCTTTGACGTTTTAGCTGCGAAAGTGGGGTCCTTGTGGAAACGCCACGTTTTGGGGCCTCGACGGAAGTGAGTATCGGAAGGTGAGTCTCCGATCTCTCCTAATCGAACACTTGGTCGGCGCTGGCGTTTCGGGGCCAAACTGGGGCCTAAATTGTTGTTATTAACGTTGTTGGTTGGAGGGTTATCGGATGGGGGAGGTGGTGGACCTATAGATGTCGTGTTGGAGGTGGTGGCTGTAGCGGCAGCAGAAGGGAGGGAAGCGGCGGTGATAGAGGCGTCGGGCGGCTGTAGCTCGGCCATGGAAACAAAGCAGAGAGTAATGAGGAGTGTGAGGTAGCGTGAGATAAGGCAAGTCAAAGGACAAGAATCAGGTGGACGCGGTTGCAGTTCTGTATGTAAGTTGCAGCACACGTATGAAGTTTTAAATCTGCGTTGAATACATATCTAGATACTTTggggatttttttaaaaaatatacatccttttaaaaaatatatatttatatttacctATAATTAGGGGTGTATACAGgtcgggttggtttgattttctattgaaaaaaaattaaactaattatgtcgatttattaaaattataaaccaaatcaaatcaacataaaatcgatttttttggtttagggggtgcggatatctgacgtattaaatagatttattaggtatctagtgaatctatttttctttgtggtggatatttcttaaattttgtttcaatatcttttaatgatttacttttttcgtaagatatattcattaatttgtttggtttattttatcctctagtaattgcagagttacaaatttctgtataataatttatcctatctgtactgtaatgtatatctaattctagattttcaatgttatttattatcttgtgttgttcttatcgtagtgagttttttaaattatataaactatcacatgtactcttttctaaattttctaaggttttttctatcaatattaatttttcttttagatttttcattattttactaattcggtttctataattaatttcattatttagattatcttgattttctctagtttttctaatatattctaacatcttttaatctgtataatatccttctgggtaaatttcttcgtataactgttctagccaatttatggttttaatttcatagtctattactttttctaatataattttcttaatatctattatttctatatctttaagtatatataagattaaaactttaagataatctaggtgatctatcttttaaaattaattttattataatattttgtagttgtttgttctagccttagtagttcttgcatatttttattaagaaattccatgtattttatgtttttatttttcatgtatttgtctatatttatttttatctgtttttctagtaactgcatgtttttcatgtaatttatcgtggtaagtatttgtaagagta of the Capsicum annuum cultivar UCD-10X-F1 chromosome 11, UCD10Xv1.1, whole genome shotgun sequence genome contains:
- the LOC107848163 gene encoding homeobox protein 2 isoform X1 gives rise to the protein MAELQPPDASITAASLPSAAATATTSNTTSIGPPPPPSDNPPTNNVNNNNLGPSLAPKRQRRPSVRLGEIGDSPSDTHFRRGPKTWRFHKDPTFAAKTSKTRPLTNLVNGGGDNYDDNNNNIEDNNYNLDLGNRKSKSRKPTKRVRTNWHSSSAKFETPNGGGIHEENFFREDNNDNEEEFREFELEGSESPVKEHSPINSMEHMGLQYWDRRGIRTRVSESRDHHDDLNNGGVNSEDKSIGVRDWLVGLGLGRYAPVFEIHEVDDDVLPMLTLEDLKDMGISAVGSRRKMFNAILKLRKGFSGGV
- the LOC107848163 gene encoding homeobox protein 2 isoform X2 gives rise to the protein MAELQPPDASITAASLPSAAATATTSNTTSIGPPPPPSDNPPTNNVNNNNLGPSLAPKRQRRPSVRLGEIGDSPSDTHFRRGPKTWRFHKDPTFAAKTSKTRPLTNLVNGGGDNYDDNNNNIEDNNYNLDLGNRKSKSRKPTKRVRTNWHSSSAKFETPNGGGIHEENFFREDNNDNEEEFREFELEGSESPVKEHSPINSMEHMGLQYWDRRGIRTRVSESRDHHDDLNNGGVNSEDKSIGVRDWLVGLGLGRYAPVFEIHEVDDDVLPMLTLEDLKDMGISAVGSRRKMFNAILKLRKGFS